In the genome of Polyodon spathula isolate WHYD16114869_AA chromosome 57, ASM1765450v1, whole genome shotgun sequence, one region contains:
- the LOC121307584 gene encoding protein eva-1 homolog C-like, translating to MIWNFALWKNHSSKVVCENEKLRLVCKNQTVLAIYSATFGHLHHGNPECPQGNSTGPDIECLSPLALKKVSRRCHSKPNCSVSADMHTFGDPCFPGVIKHLRVSYTCVPTNLLEELGRGSPDPFSLSDYTHGGWYTGPGVSRLQDKLVIFTSSLEIFAQIWGWPERVALYFVSGICAGLVFLSCLFGLKATLVRDIKGLCLDLEEELKVDLPAEDPSREEIEDYDDDTSSDSSFRRLTRSYRASENIFSPEVTAELVDRAEVKEPGVNEIWLHKDSSPYAIHKIKAATK from the exons ATGATCTGGAACTTTGCCCTCTGGA AGAATCACAGCAGTAAAGTCGTGTGTGAAAATGAGAAGCTGCGGCTGGTCTGTAAGAATCAGACAGTGCTGGCCATCTACTCAGCTACGTTCGGCCATTTACACCATGGGAACCCTGAGTGTCCACAAGGGAACAGCACAGGACCTGACATTG AGTGTCTGTCCCCCTTGGCCCTGAAGAAGGTCTCTCGGAGGTGTCACAGCAAACCCAACTGCTCGGTCTCTGCTGACATGCACACTTTCGGGGACCCCTGCTTCCCAGGGGTGATCAAGCACCTGAGGGTGTCGTACACGTGTG TCCCTACAAACCTTTTGGAAGAACTGGGACGCGGATCGCCAGACCCCTTTTCACTGTCAGACTACACACACG GAGGGTGGTACACTGGCCCAGGAGTGTCCAGGCTTCAGGACAAACTGGTGATTTTTACCAGCTCTTTGGAAATCTTTGCCCAGATCTGGG GGTGGCCCGAGAGAGTCGCTCTGTACTTCGTCTCTGGAATCTGCGCCGGCCTGGTCTTCCTGTCCTGCCTGTTTGGGCTGAAGGCCACGCTGGTTCGAGACATCAAGGGTCTGTGCTTGGACCTGGAGGAGGAGTTGAAGGTGGACCTGCCAGCGGAGGACCCCAGTCGGGAGGAGATCGAGGACTACGATGACGACACCTCCTCTGATTCCTCCTTCCGCCGCCTGACTCGCTCCTACCGTGCCTCTGAAAACATCTTCAGCCCGGAAGTGACGGCTGAGCTGGTGGACAGAGCCGAGGTCAAGGAGCCAGGGGTCAATGAAATCTGGCTGCACAAGGACTCAAGCCCCTATGCCATTCACAAGATCAAAGCAGCTACTAAATAA
- the LOC121307642 gene encoding inositol polyphosphate 5-phosphatase OCRL-like isoform X1 codes for MNDGQVPCHFAFIPKLNDTQFCKPWLRVEPCDGYLEPNETVEISLEVYVSKDSVTMLNSSEDSIEDILVLHLDRGKDYFLIIGGNYLPSCYGTSLETLCRMKKPIREIPITKLIDLGEESLTETERSCLDLLPVDNVGTEDKPLKIPKEVWLLVDHLFTKACRQEDLFQTPGMQEELQAIIDCLDTSIPNTIPGSNHSVAEALLIFLEALPEPVVCYELYQRCLDCSHDSRLCRQLISQLPRVHRNVFRYIMAFLRELLKYSEDNNLNASMIATLFASLLIRPPPNLIGRQTHHDRQKAIDFMLGFLLGGDEE; via the exons ATGAACGATGGGCAGGTCCCCTGTCACTTTGCCTTCATCCCCAAGCTGAACGACACTCAGTTCTGCAAGCCCTGGCTACGTGTGGAGCCATGTGATGGCTACCTGGAGCCCA ATGAGACGGTGGAGATCTCCCTGGAGGTGTATGTCAGCAAGGACTCTGTTACCATGCTCAACTCCAGCGAGGACTCCATTGAAGACATCCTGGTGCTGCACCTCGACCGGGGCAAGGACTACTTCCTCATCATCGGGGGCAACTACCTGCCCAGCTGCTACGGCACCTCCCTGGAGACCCTGTGTCGCATGAAGAAGCCCATCCGAGAGATCCCCATCACTAAGCTCATTGACCTG GGAGAAGAAAGCCTCACTGAGACG GAGAGGTCTTGTTTAGATCTCCTCCCAGTGGACAACGTTGGAACTGAAGACAAACCCTTGAAAATACCCAAGGAGGTCTGGCTGCTGGTGGACCATCTGTTCACAAAAGCCTGTCGACAG GAGGACCTGTTCCAGACTCCAGGAATGCAGGAGGAGCTGCAGGCTATAATAGACTGCCTGGATACCAGCATTCCTAACACAATCC CCGGTAGCAACCATTCAGTAGCCGAGGCCCTGCTCATTTTCCTGGAGGCCTTGCCTGAGCCGGTGGTGTGTTATGAACTGTACCAGCGCTGCCTGGACTGCTCCCACGACAGCCGGCTCTGCAGACAG TTGATCTCCCAGCTGCCCCGGGTTCACCGCAATGTTTTCCGGTACATCATGGCATTCCTGCGAGAGCTCCTGAAGTATTCCGAAGACAACAATCTCAACGCCAGTATGatag CCACGCTGTTTGCCAGCCTCCTGATCCGGCCCCCACCCAACCTGATTGGAAGACAGACTCACCACGACCGTCAGAAAGCCATAGACTTCATGCTGGGGTTCCTTCTGGGCGGGGATGAGGAGTAG
- the LOC121307642 gene encoding inositol polyphosphate 5-phosphatase OCRL-like isoform X2, translating into MNDGQVPCHFAFIPKLNDTQFCKPWLRVEPCDGYLEPNETVEISLEVYVSKDSVTMLNSSEDSIEDILVLHLDRGKDYFLIIGGNYLPSCYGTSLETLCRMKKPIREIPITKLIDLERSCLDLLPVDNVGTEDKPLKIPKEVWLLVDHLFTKACRQEDLFQTPGMQEELQAIIDCLDTSIPNTIPGSNHSVAEALLIFLEALPEPVVCYELYQRCLDCSHDSRLCRQLISQLPRVHRNVFRYIMAFLRELLKYSEDNNLNASMIATLFASLLIRPPPNLIGRQTHHDRQKAIDFMLGFLLGGDEE; encoded by the exons ATGAACGATGGGCAGGTCCCCTGTCACTTTGCCTTCATCCCCAAGCTGAACGACACTCAGTTCTGCAAGCCCTGGCTACGTGTGGAGCCATGTGATGGCTACCTGGAGCCCA ATGAGACGGTGGAGATCTCCCTGGAGGTGTATGTCAGCAAGGACTCTGTTACCATGCTCAACTCCAGCGAGGACTCCATTGAAGACATCCTGGTGCTGCACCTCGACCGGGGCAAGGACTACTTCCTCATCATCGGGGGCAACTACCTGCCCAGCTGCTACGGCACCTCCCTGGAGACCCTGTGTCGCATGAAGAAGCCCATCCGAGAGATCCCCATCACTAAGCTCATTGACCTG GAGAGGTCTTGTTTAGATCTCCTCCCAGTGGACAACGTTGGAACTGAAGACAAACCCTTGAAAATACCCAAGGAGGTCTGGCTGCTGGTGGACCATCTGTTCACAAAAGCCTGTCGACAG GAGGACCTGTTCCAGACTCCAGGAATGCAGGAGGAGCTGCAGGCTATAATAGACTGCCTGGATACCAGCATTCCTAACACAATCC CCGGTAGCAACCATTCAGTAGCCGAGGCCCTGCTCATTTTCCTGGAGGCCTTGCCTGAGCCGGTGGTGTGTTATGAACTGTACCAGCGCTGCCTGGACTGCTCCCACGACAGCCGGCTCTGCAGACAG TTGATCTCCCAGCTGCCCCGGGTTCACCGCAATGTTTTCCGGTACATCATGGCATTCCTGCGAGAGCTCCTGAAGTATTCCGAAGACAACAATCTCAACGCCAGTATGatag CCACGCTGTTTGCCAGCCTCCTGATCCGGCCCCCACCCAACCTGATTGGAAGACAGACTCACCACGACCGTCAGAAAGCCATAGACTTCATGCTGGGGTTCCTTCTGGGCGGGGATGAGGAGTAG